Part of the Engystomops pustulosus chromosome 4, aEngPut4.maternal, whole genome shotgun sequence genome is shown below.
ATTCAAAATGTCCCTAGGGAGAAGGAACAGTGTTTCTTAACCTGATTTAGATTAACTTTGAAATGTGTTCTATGGACACTGGACCATATTAAAATTTGGACAGTGGCAGGTAAGCCTCCAACTTACTGTAACCATTGCACCCACTACTCTTCCATCCTTACCTAGTGTCTCCTCAAACCCAACATTTCCCTTGATGTCTCACCAGGGCAGCGTTGAGTCCTTTCCATCTTGATTAGTTGTAAGGTTCCTAAAAACGGTTGTACCAAGTTGGACTTTTAACCCCTATCCATTTCCAATCAAATTGTGTCAATATACCTGGAACTTCCCTTCTACTTGAGTGCAATTTTCTACCACTCCTAACATTTTGAGTGTCGTAAATTATCCAACCTACCACTCCATCAAGGGGGAGAATGGGAACCTGTTCTTGTGATTGGGGAGGGTCCAAGCAATCCGAGGCTCAAcctaacaatcaaacttggtacaaccccattGAAGAGAAGGGGTCTGGTAACTGCTAGACCCAGCCTGATCTTCCTACGTGTATTTTTTGAAGATCATAAGTTGTTCTAGATACCTTCAGGAAAGTGTATACTTTCTGCTCTTTCTTGCCGTTCACATCTCCTTTttcgaacatctggaaatttgGAATGAAGCCATTACCAGGACGTACATGTCTGTAGGAAACGGAAGATCACAATGAATTTTAATTATAATCACATCTTGCATCTCTTAAGACTAATGGCCTCCAATCTATGGCTACACAACTATCGGGCGACTACAACTCCCAACCACGCAACATCGAAGCTGGAGGATAGTTGTAGTTTCCTCATAGCTAGAGAGCCTCAAGTTTGAGAATCACTGGGGGTCATTACTAAATTTACTaaatcgcgtttttccaacgggttatctgaatatttccgatttgcaccgattttccctgaattcccccgggattttggcgcacgcgatcgtattgtaccgcatcggcgccagcatgcacgcaacggaaatcagcgggcgtggccgtaagaaaacctgacggattcggaaaaaacgatcacttaaaaaaaaagtgtggcttgacatgcacttacctgcacccagcgtaggacagtgaacttcagtgcactccgacgaacttcagcgcagcagcgacacctggtggacatcgggggaactaccttagtgaatcgccggaagacccgaatcctccgcagagaacgggccgctggatcgcgaatggaccgggtaagtaaatctgccccaatgtcttgtatATTACACTTTCTCTATGAAACAAATATCTAAACATTGTACTTACTGCAAACCGGGAAGAATTTCCTCATTACTTCCAGGTTCTTGTAGACCAAACTGGTTACAGGGGAAACCCAAGATGACCAACCCGTTGGAGCCCAGCTCTGTTTGTAGTGCATTCAGTTCTGCAGATTACAGCAAAAGTTAAGGTATTGACTGACACTTAAAGGTCATATTCCATGTGACCctttagaataacacatttttGATTTGTAGAAGGGAGAGACATAACAATTTGGATTCCAGATGGGTCTTTGTGAACCTTACATTATAATTTTTGCCCCTTGTTCATATTTGATCTTCCACTCTCTGGTTTTATCGTAATCCTTGTGTCAATGTTGGTTATTATACCGGTGTGATTATGGGTAAACACCTAAGGCTCTTACTATAACACATCATCTACCAAGATCCTATTGACACAACACAGTTCAATATTAACTTGTCTCGTATCTTTATTCCTTTGAATATCTCCATAATGAGAACTGAAACAATATGGGCAATATTACAAAAACATCTGATCTGTGTAAGAaattcatttaaagggattgtccactttggtCAGGGGGTTGTCTCCTGTAACATGGAGCTGTAAAATATGCAGATGACTCCCCCCATAGGGGAAAGTATACCATTCCTGAGTCCGGGCAAAGACCAAGTCATTCTGTGTTGGAGCCGCCagaaacaaaactttttttttcctaccCTTTGGAAAGTGGATATACCTATGTCTACAAAAAGAGTCAAAAGTTCTAGGACCCCGGTTTATTTCAGAAACTAAACGGACAATCACAGATCTGATACCGCAGCAAGTAATGAGTGAGACCTATTTTTTAGTTTAGACATTTCTACgagccgccatattggatgaaGGGcaggtttttccaatgggaaggtcaTGTAACAGATCCAAGAAGGATCACAGCAATCAGATCCCcacagagattctccatagattTTCATTTGGCTCCATAACAACTGGATCTGGCGCCTTCAGTTCTATGTTCGGCACAATGGACATCACCgtgtagctgtgcatcacaggggacGTTCCTGGTTGTTGCAACTTtctgtggttataacttttgaactacaGATATGATTACATCCGTCAACAATTCTGGTCGTCTTTGATCtgctacatgaccaccttccccTTGTAAAATATGACCACCCTTGATCCAATATGATCCAATTTCTAGATGGTGCCATGTTCCGGACAGAACCTAAAGGATAGACCCCATCACCTGTTACTGGTTGGGGTATCAGATATGTAATTTTccctttcatttctgaaataaaagtgtGTCCTGGGAGTCTTGACTCGCCCTGTATAATGATTAGATCGTTCAGACACTATTAGCTTATTGTAATGTTATCCCTCTAACAAGGAAccggtttaaaggacatctaccactaggatgaatgcttgtaaaccaagcacactgacatacatgtgtgtgccccctctgacatgatctgctctccttttagcttctaatggcttattttatgaataaaaaaggctttaaaattatgcaaattagcctgaggagcTCTGGGCTAAAGAGTCTGGAGACCCTTAGGCTCATATGCATAAtgcttaaagccttttttgtaaaaatagctaaaagaagagcagatcctgtcagagggggcacacgcctgcatgtaagtgtgcttggtttacaatccttcatcacaATTCCTTTAAGACTCGTTCATAACTTGTGTCTATGAGACTGGTCTTTCACATCATACCTAGGTACTGCATGGTGAGTCCTCAGTAGGTAGCCACATTCACTACCAGGAGTGTCTTCCCCGCGTACTTTTTGAAGGGGATGAGATTACTCCCATCTAGAGTGAGGGCCCCATAGTCATAAATCGTCTCCGGACCGGAATTGTAGCAGTCAACCTAAgacacgaaaaaaaaaattagatgaaGCCTTATCATAAAACTATCATAGGGAATTGTCTCTAATTGTGTACAGAGATAcacggggagatttatcagttttCTGGTGAAGAAGCAGCGAAATAATGACAAGAAATAGAGATTTAAATAGTGAATATTTAAATAGTGGtgccatgtgggtgtggagggggcgtAGAGGGGCGTGGCAACCGATATTGGCGGAGGGCATAGGGTGTTCCCGCCCCTTTCCTGTATTCTTTTGAAATACTTTGTTCGCTGGTTTTTACGCAGAACTACACGAGGTTGGACCTGGCCTAGTTTAGCCCGGCCTAAGCCTCTTTGTGATGAGGGTAGGGGCGTAGCCGCAATCATGAGAAATCTCCCCCGTATTCAAGATCTCCATTTGCTGTCAGCGAATGGAAATAATACACGACAGATAAATCTGACAGGTTAGTATCTTCTTCAATTTAGGATATTTTTTTGTGAGCACAAACCCATCATCACTggttaaaaaatcaaaaaaatgaatctggatgttttgttacaatgtatcaggcacCCGGTTGTTTAGTTTTCTAAACTGGATAGAACTGTAGCAAACTCACAGCTAAGTGAAGGCCTGTAAGGGTCTAAACTTGGTAGTtcatattcactgacagcaatcagAGCTCTTAACAATGGAACTGAAACACATTATATAACATAAAAACATATTCTAAAATCACACACAATGTAAGAAGCCAAAATCAGTGGATGAAAAATTAATATCTTTACTTCTGCCACAGGATATCTAGCACCAACCCAAAACAAACAGGCGAGAGTACGCTAATAATCATAATCCTTATGAATAAATATCAATGCTTTAATCAtgatccaaaatttttttttacacatacaaTAAATCTAAAGGCATATCATACAGCGAAAAAGTCAGAGCTATAGTTCCAGAAAAATACTGCCTACGTTCACACTGCcgatgcccgccgtaccgtagcgacgctcacccccgcccctctccataggaatacatggtgcacggcgccgtatcccagagaaagataggacacacgtgcggcaccataccgctcccatttggcgccgtgcgcccattgccatctatgggggacatatatcggctgtatatacgtcggccttatagacatcccccatacggcagtgtgaatgtagcctaaaaaggGGGATTCCAGGTCTTCCAATGCTGGCAATGACCTGGGGGTGTCGTGCTACTTACCTCTAAGGGGATTCTGATTTTACATTGTACTTTTGCATTTTAAAAGAGCTGTTTTTTCTATAATACCATCATGTTTGGTGCTCTGTTTACAGCTAGAGCTGCATTTTAAatcctcagcctgtgagccctcaccatacagggcaggtgtctgctgtattttaCAATAGGCATCAATTGCAGCAGTTAACACGTAGGTGTGCTTTTACACGTGGCAGCAACGCATCACAacggctgaggagaggagatttgcctgattacattggaGTTgatattgcatttacaaaacaattGTGTTGACGGAATGTTAACAAATTCATTTGTCAAcactatgttaacacatgcgtgaTGTGTGATGGAGGCTGGTGATGTATTATGGAGGCTGGTGATGTGTTATGGAGGCTGGTGATGTGTTATGGAGGCTGATGATGTGTGATGGAGGCTGGTGATGTATTATGGATTATTGTGATGGAGGCTGATGATGTATTATGGAGGcgggtgatgtgtgatggaggcGGGTGATGTATTATGGATTTTTGTGATGGAGGCTGATGTATTATGGAGGATGGTGTTGTGTTATGGAGTCTGGTGATGGAGGCTGATGATAGAGGCTGGCAGGggcggattaaaggaggggctcctggggctctagccccggggcccccatcactttcactttttaagggtcCCCCACCAGTTTCAGACCGTCTCTGTGTGTgcatcgcacataggggtctaggatgtgaGCTGTGtaagtgagacacagctgccatcgctgggggagttcacggatgcactgttttggcagcagcaagTTGTGATGGGAAGCCAGCggcgagtgatgacgtcacgctgtcggcgtccgatcactacatgctgctgccaaaacagtacATTGGCGATCTCCCcaagcgatggcagctgtgtcttcagtggttGGCCTCTGCCTGAAGAGCGAAGAAGAGCCTGCAGcgtcgtgggatcactggaagggaaggggaagtaagtatgaagtttattattttgtggtctATTTCTGATGGCTGTATtcaacagggggctggtggctgtattccacagggggctgcaggctatatactacaggggggctggcaggctatatactacagggggctgctggctgtattccacagggggctgcaggctatatactacaggggggctggcaagctatatactacagggggctgctggctgtattccacagggggctgcaggctatatactacaggggggctggcaggctatatactacaaggggcttgcaggctacatactacagggggctggcaagctatatactgcaggaggctggcaggctatatacttccaaaaacattgttggaatggcccccaccagtttgcgcccaggggcccctccaccacccttaatccggccctggaggctggtgatgtgttatggaagctggtgatgtgttatggaggctggtgatgtgtgatggaggctggtgatgtgtgatggaggcTGGTGATGTACTATGTAGGCTGGTGATGTACTATGGAGGCTGGTGATGTACTATGGAGGCTGGTGATGTACTATGGAGGCTGGTGATGTGTTATGGAGGCTGGTGATGTACTATGGAGGctggtgatgtgtgatggaggctggtgatgtactatggaggctggtgatgtgtgatggaggcTAGTGATGTACTACCGTATGGAGGCTGGTGATGTGTGATAGAGGCTGGTGATGTGTTATGAAAGAGACAGATGATGCTGAAGTTTTACTATTCATATAAAGCCACGGTTGTATATTAATAAGACTAATCGCGTAGATGCTGTACTTTTCCATTAGCCCCTGTGTGATTTCCAGGTACATGTAATCCCAGCACAATATTGTAGTTATAAATAGGAGCGGCTCTAGGGGGTGTTATCAGTCCTGACACTCAGCGTCTCTGACACAAGTGGCTGCTGACTTATAATGATAATATAACTATCCTGCCCTTTGTAGGGAGACACAATTATAATATTGTACAATATCCCTGAGACATAAGCGATGTGACTCAATTCTGCATCTCACCATCTCCCAGATGTGATGCTGTGATAGGTGTGTCCCCAAAATGTAATTATCCGGCATGTGTTACAACATGTCTCTGGTTCTGGTGGCATATAAACTTATAAAAGTTGTATGGGTTTCCTGTGTTATAAATCCCTTTTCCAAAATTAATTTTGGGCACACAATCCAAGTACAAGACTGTAGATATGATGAGGATGAGCTCCAATACTAGGCACATAAACTAGAACCAG
Proteins encoded:
- the GPX3 gene encoding glutathione peroxidase 3 translates to MGAKFGLSWLVPCVLAALVQAQKDYDQKSVDCYNSGPETIYDYGALTLDGSNLIPFKKYAGKTLLVVNVATYUGLTMQYLELNALQTELGSNGLVILGFPCNQFGLQEPGSNEEILPGLQHVRPGNGFIPNFQMFEKGDVNGKKEQKVYTFLKNYCPPVGDTFGNPTGRLFWDNLRINDIKWNFEKFLVGPDGRPVKRWHPRTPVSQVRRDVTSYMRSQAGLQKIMMLEREEQ